The Coccidioides posadasii str. Silveira chromosome 3, complete sequence genome contains a region encoding:
- a CDS encoding uncharacterized protein (EggNog:ENOG410PKSK~COG:I~BUSCO:7744at33183) codes for MTLERTSTNQSRRSKRSHHSHSNSETHSRSHNSIRRTRTNQSLNGKETPDHLQGHLNHLTPDQERALEEFKAVCIEKGLYTPAEEGKAASHEDPTLLRFLRARKFDVNGALDQFKATEEWRKANQIDALYENFDVDSYENARRVYPQWTGRRDRRGIPVYVFVIKHLTSKNMAAYSSGAASTATSSTHTSSTVPSRLLRLFALYENMTRFVVPLCSSLPRPNPETPISSTTNIVDISGVGLKQFWNLKGHMQDASVLATAHYPETLDRIFIIGAPSFFPTVWGWIKRWFDPVTTSKIFILSSSEVKSTLTSFMDPSSFPKQYGGELDWEWGDMPNLDEPAQELVGALEELGPKGDGEISTESSNKTVEERKRNFVKGPVAWLKDRIEIFGSIGGQKRRKTIPVQGEQKPSETDQAVVSEANGVVVEVTPAATTEGEEKLVTTPEAQVNGTTVSS; via the exons ATGACGCTCGAACGGACTTCTACCAACCAGTCTCGTCGCAGCAAGCGCTCCCATCACTCTCATAGCAACTCCGAAACCCACTCCCGCTCGCACAACTCTATCCGCAGAACAAGGACAAATCAGTCCCTCAACGGCAAAGAAACCCCAGACCACCTCCAAGGACATCTAAATCACTTAACGCCTGACCAAGAGCGCGCACTTGAAGAGTTTAAGGCGGTTTGCATTGAGAAGGGTCTATATACACCCGCAGAGGAGGGAAAGGCTGCTAGCCATGAGGATCCTACGTTGTT GCGGTTCTTGCGTGCGCGCAAATTCGATGTGAATGGAGCATTGGACCAGTTCAAGGCCACAGAGGAATGGCGAAAAGCAAACCAAATTGATGCGCTCTATGAGAACTTTGACGTTGATTCGTACGAGAATGCACGGAGAGTG TATCCCCAGTGGACTGGTCGTCGCGACCGGAGAGGCATTCCCGTTTACGTCTTCGTGATCAAACATCTCACTAGCAAGAATATGGCCGCCTACTCCTCTGGTGCCGCCTCAACCGCCACGTCCTCTACCCACACTTCCTCCACAGTACCTTCAAGACTATTACGCCTTTTTGCACTCTACGAAAATATGACTCGATTTGTCGTGCCGCTATGTTCGTCGCTGCCACGGCCTAATCCAGAGACGCCAATCTCAAGCACCACCAATATTGTTGATATTTCGGGAGTTGGATTGAAACAGTTCTGGAACCTGAAAGGACACATGCAGGACGCGAGTGTTTTGGCAACAGCACATTATCCTGAAACTCTAGACAGGATTTTT ATAATTGGCGCACCCTCATTTTTCCCTACCGTATGGGGATGGATCAAACGGTGGTTCGACCCGGTAACGACGTCTAAGATTTTCATCCTCTCCTCTTCCGAAGTCAAATCGACCCTCACATCGTTCATGGACCCGTCTAGCTTCCCTAAACAATACGGCGGTGAATTGGACTGGGAGTGGGGTGATATGCCAAACCTCGACGAACCCGCACAGGAGCTCGTAGGTGCGCTGGAAGAATTGGGTCCAAAAGGGGACGGAGAAATAAGCACGGAAAGCTCAAATAAGACGGTGGaggagaggaaaagaaacttTGTCAAGGGGCCGGTGGCCTGGCTAAAGGATCGAATTGAGATTTTTGGTTCTATCGGCGGACAGAAGCGTAGGAAGACAATTCCCGTTCAGGGGGAACAGAAGCCAAGCGAAACCGACCAAGCTGTTGTCAGTGAAGCCAATGGCGTTGTTGTTGAAGTCACCCCAGCAGCTACGACTGAAGGCGAAGAGAAGCTTGTTACGACACCAGAGGCGCAGGTTAATGGAACGACTGTGTCGTCGTAG
- a CDS encoding uncharacterized protein (EggNog:ENOG410PTR0~COG:S~BUSCO:14024at33183): MVQGTAPEQPLKRKRGRPRKEGGPAKPKPVVLDHTGQPRKRGRPRKYPLDTTAPPAAKPQNVSDDNLQKRGRGRPRKSDSLPPKPVAAPGPEQGPEATPRRGRPRKEHGAQPAEVVPDVAAQTVMQSKRGRGRPKKSEGTIMTEEATQPVKAPSAPGRGRPKKFSTATSGSANGVAQQSSASSASNPLAKMVVGSYELKCATVENEWPHVAVGMEMTILESEETYGLGFIAGFNLGIVEGTMLLAADKDSLERLYNKMSKGENRSLYGTFGSNENDGDDGDEGRTFKKRKTSAASSKRLYMFWRGRQTGEGEIYSGRNNGHLDFSESKKIVRFNGVGGFPAMGNECKFSGVKRSDEVSVPPQPWSDFSERAAAEASAARWR, translated from the coding sequence ATGGTCCAAGGAACTGCCCCGGAACAACCGTTGAAACGGAAACGTGGTCGCCCGCGCAAAGAAGGTGGACCAGCGAAACCTAAACCAGTCGTTCTCGACCATACCGGTCAGCCTAGAAAGAGAGGTCGACCACGAAAATACCCTCTTGATACCACTGCCCCACCCGCTGCGAAACCACAGAACGTGAGTGATGACAACTTGCAGAAAAGGGGTCGCGGGAGACCAAGGAAGAGTGACAGTTTGCCTCCAAAGCCTGTCGCAGCTCCAGGGCCAGAGCAAGGCCCAGAGGCAACTCCACGACGAGGAAGGCCCCGCAAAGAACATGGCGCACAACCGGCAGAGGTGGTTCCTGATGTGGCGGCGCAGACTGTCATGCAGTCGAAGCGGGGACGTGGGCGGCCCAAAAAAAGCGAGGGCACTATTATGACCGAAGAAGCGACACAACCCGTGAAGGCGCCATCGGCGCCGGGACGTGGAAGACCAAAGAAGTTTAGTACGGCAACTTCCGGGTCAGCGAATGGAGTTGCTCAGCAGTCGTCAGCGTCATCAGCCTCCAATCCCCTTGCGAAAATGGTTGTTGGGAGTTACGAACTCAAGTGTGCTACCGTGGAGAATGAATGGCCCCATGTAGCAGTAGGCATGGAAATGACCATCCTCGAGTCTGAAGAGACCTATGGTCTTGGTTTCATTGCTGGCTTCAACCTGGGGATCGTAGAGGGCACAATGCTGCTCGCAGCTGATAAAGATTCCCTTGAAAGACTCTACAACAAGATGTCCAAAGGAGAAAATCGGTCACTATATGGTACCTTCGGAAGTAACGAAAACGATGGAGACGATGGCGACGAGGGTCGTACGTTCAAAAAACGCAAGACTTCAGCTGCTTCATCTAAACGACTCTATATGTTCTGGCGAGGCCGTCAAACTGGCGAGGGGGAAATCTACTCCGGACGGAACAACGGCCATCTCGATTTCTCGGAAAGCAAGAAAATCGTCAGATTCAATGGTGTCGGCGGATTCCCCGCTATGGGAAATGAATGCAAATTTTCGGGGGTTAAACGGAGCGATGAAGTTTCTGTGCCTCCCCAGCCTTGGAGCGACTTTTCGGAGAGAGCTGCTGCTGAGGCCAGCGCTGCAAGATGGCGTTGA
- the SOD1 gene encoding Superoxide dismutase [Cu-Zn] (EggNog:ENOG410PN4F~COG:P~BUSCO:14927at33183) produces the protein MVRAVAVLRGDSLVKGTVTFEQADEKSPTTISWNISGHDANAQRGFHIHQFGDNTNGCTSAGPHYNPFSKNHGAPSDVDRHVGDLGNITTDSQGNSTGSVEDKQIKLIGEHSVLGRTVVVHAGTDDLGKGGNEESKKTGNAGPRPACGVIGIAA, from the exons ATGGTCAGAGCAG TTGCTGTCCTCCGCGGTGACTCCCTCGTGAAGGGCACAGTCACCTTCGAACAGGCTGACGAGAAAAGCCCGACCACCATCTCCTGGAACATCTCTGGCCACGATGCCAACGCTCAGCGTGGCTTCCACATTCATCAATTCGGTGACAACACCAACGGCTGCACTTCTGCTGGCCCTCACT acAACCCATTCTCCAAGAATCACGGAGCTCCATCCGACGTAGATCGCCATGTTGGTGACCTGGGCAACATCACCACTGATTCCCAGGGCAACTCCACCGGCAGCGTTGAGGACAAACAGATCAAGCTTATTGGGGAGCACAGTGTTCTCGGT CGCACTGTTGTCGTTCATGCTGGCACTGATGACCTCGGCAAGGGAGGCAACGAGGAATCCAAGAAGACTGGAAATGCTGGGCCCCGTCCTGCCTGCG GTGTTATTGGCATTGCTGCATAA
- a CDS encoding uncharacterized protein (EggNog:ENOG410PHEC~COG:K~BUSCO:1574at33183): MALLEARVKSVLSGDTLVLTHVTNRSQERILSLAYVSAPRLRREGDEAFAFQSREFLRELLVGKVIQFQILYSIPTGAKREYGIVKLPGGRELPELCVSEGWAKVREDAGRRDESEDTALLLDKLRELESRARAESRGVWGQGGNIEVSYEVSDPKALVDGMKGSMIDTVVERVLNGDRLLVRMQVSPEKHIQTILVVAGIRAPSAKRVSADGTEQAGEPYGDQAQQFVEMRLLQRKVKVSLHGTTLQNQLVGTVLHPNGNIAKFLLEEGLARCADHHSTLLGGEMATFRQAEKKARDARKGLFAAHVAPRATPSAGADTDFVVSRILNADTIFVRNKAGKEKKVSLSSVRQPKPSDPKQAPFGIDAKEFLRKKLIGKHVKVTVDGKRPATEGFEEREVATVMAGNTNIALALVEAGYASVIRHRRDDDDRSPDYDSLLQAEDVAQKEQKGMWSSKPPKTKQYQDYSESVQKAKMASSVLQRQKKVPGVVDFVKSGARFTVLIPRDNAKLTFVLSGIRAPKSARNPGEASEPFGQEAHDFANRRCMQRDVEIDVETIDKVGGFIGTLYVNRENFAKILLEEGLATVHAYSAEQSGHGPELFAAEKKAKEARKGIWHDWDPSKDVDEEYDEPAPANGTEAAEPTQRRKDYRDVLITNIEDDGRLKVQQIGAGTTALTDLMNSFRAFHLSGANAKPLDSPPKAGDLVAAQFTEDNEWYRAKIRRNDREAKQADVVYIDYGNTERIPWSRLRPLSAQFSVQNLKPQAADAVLAFVQFPMSPEYLADARRFIAEQTFDRQLVANVEHVTPEGTLSITLLDPSNSENLEQSINADLVREGLAMVPRKLKAWERSAGDTIGSLKKLEEEAKEQRRGMWEYGDITED, encoded by the exons ATGGCTCTGCTGGAAGCTCGTGTGAAAAGTGTCCTCTCTGGCGACACGCTTGTCTTGACACATGTGACCAACCGGAGCCAGGAGAGGATCCTCAGTCTCGCCTACGTGTCAGCTCCAAGGTTACGTCGGGAAGGGGATGAG GCGTTTGCTTTCCAATCCCGGGAATTCCTCCGCGAACTCCTCGTCGGCAAGGTGATCCAGTTCCAAATCCTGTACTCCATCCCCACCGGAGCGAAGCGAGAGTATGGTATCGTGAAGCTGCCTGGGGGCAGGGAGTTGCCGGAGCTCTGCGTCTCTGAGGGATGGGCCAAAGTTCGTGAGGATGCCGGTCGGCGAGACGAGTCCGAAGACACTGCGCTGCTGCTCGACAAGCTGCGAGAGCTCGAGTCCCGGGCACGTGCTGAATCCAGGGGCGTCTGGGGCCAGGGTGGGAATATCGAGGTTTCGTATGAGGTTTCGGATCCGAAAGCTCTCGTGGACGGTATGAAGGGTAGTATGATTGATACTGTGGTGGAGAGGGTGCTCAATGGCGATCGACTACTCGTCCGCATGCAGGTCTCACCTGAGAAGCATATCCAGACCATCCTTGTGGTAGCTGGCATTCGGGCCCCTTCTGCCAAGCGGGTAAGCGCAGATGGGACGGAGCAGGCCGGTGAGCCGTACGGTGACCAGGCGCAACAATTCGTGGAGATGAGGCTATTGCAGAGAAAGGTCAAGGTGTCTCTACACGGGACCACGTTGCAGAATCAGCTCGTCGGTACCGTCCTTCATCCCAATGGAAATATCGCCAAGTTCTTGCTCGAAGAGGGTCTCGCGAGGTGCGCCGATCATCATTCTACCCTCCTGGGTGGTGAAATGGCTACATTCAGACAGGCGGAGAAAAAGGCCAGGGACGCCCGCAAGGGATTGTTTGCTGCGCATGTTGCACCCAGAGCTACCCCGTCGGCCGGTGCGGACACAGACTTCGTAGTCAGCCGTATCTTGAACGCTGATACCATTTTCGTGCGAAATAAGGCCggaaaggagaagaaagtCAGCCTTTCCAGTGTGAGACAGCCAAAACCTTCGGACCCTAAGCAGGCCCCGTTTGGAATCGACGCGAAGGAGTTCCTACGGAAGAAGCTTATCGGGAAGCATGTCAAGGTTACGGTTGACGGAAAGAGGCCTGCCACTGAAGGTTTTGAGGAGCGTGAGGTTGCCACTGTGATGGCTGGCAATACAAATATCGCTCTTGCTCTGGTAGAGGCTGGTTACGCTTCTGTTATTAGGCATAGACGTGACGATGATGACCGGTCTCCTGATTATGATAGCCTATTACAGGCCGAAGACGTCGCCCAAAAGGAACAAAAGGGCATGTGGTCGTCGAAGCCGCCTAAGACCAAGCAATATCAAGACTATTCCGAGAGTGTTCAAAAGGCTAAAATGGCATCTTCGGTGCTTCAAAGGCAGAAGAAAGTTCCCGGCGTTGTTGATTTTGTGAAGTCGGGCGCGAGATTTACGGTCTTGATTCCACGCGACAACGCTAAGCTCACCTTCGTCCTCTCCGGAATCCGGGCTCCTAAATCTGCTAGAAATCCAGGCGAAGCTTCCGAACCATTTGGCCAAGAAGCTCACGACTTTGCAAATCGCAGGTGTATGCAGCGCGACGTGGAGATTGACGTTGAGACCATCGATAAAGTTGGAGGATTCATTGGCACTCTTTATGTGAATCGGGAGAATTTCGCTAAGATACTTTTGGAGGAAGGTTTAGCGACCGTCCACGCCTACTCCGCAGAACAATCGGGGCACGGCCCAGAGCTCTTTGCCGCGGAAAAGAAAGCCAAAGAGGCTAGAAAGGGAATCTGGCATGACTGGGATCCAAGCAAGGACGTGGACGAGGAATATGATGAACCGGCCCCTGCCAATGGGACCGAGGCTGCTGAACCTACCCAGCGACGGAAGGACTACCGGGACGTCCTCATTACAAATATTGAGGACGACGGTAGACTGAAGGTGCAGCAGATCGGTGCTGGTACTACTGCGCTGACCGATCTAATGAATTCTTTCCGCGCATTCCACTTGAGTGGAGCGAATGCTAAGCCGTTGGACTCCCCTCCCAAGGCCGGAGACCTTGTGGCCGCCCAGTTCACGGAGGACAATGAATGGTACAGAGCCAAAATCCGTCGCAATGATCGCGAAGCCAAGCAGGCCGATGTCGTGTACATCGACTATGGAAACACTGAGAGGATTCCCTGGAGTCGCTTGCGCCCGCTCTCAGCGCAGTTCTCCGTACAGAACTTGAAGCCACAGGCTGCTGACGCGGTGCTTGCGTTTGTTCAGTTCCCGATGTCTCCTGAATACCTGGCCGACGCTAGACGGTTCATCGCCGAACAGACATTCGATCGTCAATTGGTCGCAAACGTTGAGCACGTCACACCGGAGGGAACCCTGTCCATTACGCTGCTCGACCCATCAAACTCTGAGAACCTCGAACAGAGTATCAATGCTGATCTTGTCCGCGAGGGCCTTGCGATGGTACCCCGCAAGCTCAAGGCTTGGGAGCGTTCTGCAGGTGATACAATTGggtctttgaagaaactGGAGGAGGAAGCTAAGGAACAACGGAGAGGAATGTGGGAGTACGGCGATATCACTGAAGATTAG
- the TAL1 gene encoding sedoheptulose-7-phosphate:D-glyceraldehyde-3- phosphate transaldolase (EggNog:ENOG410PI4K~COG:G~BUSCO:9870at33183), whose translation MSSALDQLKASGTTVVCDSGDFATIGKYKPQDATTNPSLILAASKKPEYAKLIDNAIQYGKQHSSNLEDQVDSALDRLLVEFGKEILQIIPGKVSTEVDAHYSFDTKASVDKALHIIELYKSVGVPKERVLIKIASTWEGIQAAHILQSQHGVNVNLTLMFSLVQAIAAAEAGTYLISPFVGRILDWYKAATKKEYASHEDPGVQSVQSIFNYYKKHGYKTIVMGASFRNTGEITELAGCDYLTISPNLLEELYNSTAAVPKKLDAAGAAKLDIPKRSYLNNEALFRFDFNEEQMAVEKLREGISKFAADAVTLKNILREKIQAA comes from the exons ATGAGTTCCGCTCTCGATCAGTTGAAAGCTTCCGGCACC ACCGTGGTGTGCGATTCTGGTGACTTTGCAA CCATCGGAAAGTATAAGCCACAGGATGCCACGACCAACCCTTCCCTGATCCTTGCCGCCTCCAAGAAGCCAGAGTATGCCAAACTGATAGACAATGCCATCCAGTATGGCAAGCAGCAC AGCAGCAACCTCGAAGATCAGGTTGACTCTGCACTTGACCGGCTCTTAGTTGAATTCGGCAAAGAGATTCTGCAGATCATCCCCGGCAAGGTCTCAACGGAAGTTGATGCCCACTACTCCTTCGACACCAAGGCATCTGTTGACAAGGCCCTTCACATCATCGAG CTTTATAAATCTGTCGGCGTTCCAAAGGAGCGTGTATTGATCAAGATCGCCTCCACATGGGAGGGTATCCAGGCCGCACACATCCTCCAATCGCAGCATGGCGTCAATGTGAACCTTACGTTgatgttctctcttgtaCAAGCCATCGCTGCTGCTGAGGCTGGCACCTACCTCATCTCCCCCTTCGTTGGTCGTATCTTGGATTGGTACAAGGCTGCCACGAAGAAGGAATATGCTTCTCACGAGGATCCCGGCGTCCAGAGCGTCCAGAGCATCTTCAACTACTACAAGAAACATGGTTATAAGACCATTGTCATGGGCGCCTCGTTCAGAAACACCGGTGAGATCACAGAACTCGCAGGCTGCGATTATTTGACCATCTCG ccAAATCTCCTTGAGGAGCTGTACAACTCCACCGCCGCTGTGCCCAAGAAGCTCGATGCGGCGGGGGCGGCCAAGCTTGACATCCCCAAGCGCAGCTACTTGAACAACGAGGCCCTCTTCCGCTTCGATTTCAACGAAGAGCAGATGGCCGTGGAGAAGCTTCGCGAGGGTATCTCCAAATTTGCGGCGGACGCAGTCACCCTCAAGAACATCTTGCGGGAGAAGATCCAGGCGGCATAA
- a CDS encoding uncharacterized protein (EggNog:ENOG410PJ8S~COG:T): protein MASLSEDDHKVIKHCPLNDSLGRARELLQEVERSYALVSSVDGAEDGPEHDLQDVVLHLLATLMGTRAAYRMRSKVNSQSIASDLAGHFTRVQTGDFNYTYYRPLVNLIIRDAPDLDIWSAVFDLISEVSRVSPPPNIPPASEGTPIKHSSASQQGSEQSRRHVDPKVFDEIKDCIYRDAEGFFEKYFEGKDWGDRAQKAFDLVKNEYIDRRWSTLLNSPTQDDVVGWIFRLQDEFLPNEQRRYYTIKLPNELTGAESKRQTDLIVKRKTGEPEPSGVKHDWRDIDVIGELKASEVGVKRCYSPGPFDIHNKPKRFVQVIAGYIMMNEDELGRDTFTERDGDRRFTNIKQDGSEMAKRLQLKPDPLTHQRAIVCRGTACYLTKAPDSEDWNHVTKFSWTSDRRKPEANLLRLANQKGVEGIARLVSHCSVTSMEDMRSGLVFKKPYSFRGTSGVASSFLQSFSQSQPPSILSQSFGELRGLSIAQSTGERTSLRKRKSADVDIKPSKRSRRSNPLQNEVTYDVEDAQGASLLTPADGPYDNRILRCLVIYPAGRPIYKYESLPELLEALRDAIKAHRSLYSKGNILHRDISENNIIITDSKKTGHAGMLIDMDLAKELGSGRSGSRYRTGTMEFMAIEVLFNIDHTYRHDLESFFYIFIWQCGRRGWEFTGNLKRQPTHSQLTQWYTGSYTDIAIAKHGMVDTNVFELVLANEFPPEFECLKPLCRELRGILFPIRDNAIFAGTPKDPEILYGPIIKAFDRAIEAMGG, encoded by the exons ATGGCGTCTCTATCAGAAGACGATCACAAGGTCATCAAGCACTGTCCCTTGAATGATTCTCTTGGCCGCGCACGAGAGTTACTCCAGGAGGTGGAGCGTTCATATGCGCTGGTCAGTTCCGTTGACGGCGCTGAAGATGGACCTGAACACGATCTCCAAGACGTGGTATTGCATCTCCTGGCTACCTTGATGGGAACAAGGGCAGCTTACCGTATGCGGTCGAAAGTGAATAGTCAAAGCATTGCCTCTGACCTGGCGGGCCACTTTACGCGCGTCCAAACAGGCGACTTCAACTACACGTACTACCGCCCGCTGGTGAATCTCATCATCAGAGATGCACCCGACTTGGACATCTGGAGTGCTGTTTTTGATCTTATTAGCGAGGTCTCGAGAGTGTCACCGCCACCGAACATTCCGCCCGCGTCTGAAGGCACGCCCATCAAGCATTCCTCCGCGTCACAGCAGGGTAGCGAACAGAGTCGGCGGCACGTTGACCCAAAGGTCTTTGATGAAATCAAAGACTGCATATATCGGGATGCGGAAGGATTCTTTGAAAAATACTTTGAGGGAAAGGACTGGGGGGATCGTGCTCAGAAAGCCTTTGACTTGGTGAAGAACGAATACATTGATCGCAGATGGTCTACTCTACTCAACTCGCCTACCCAGGACGATGTGGTGGGCTGGATATTCCGACTGCAGGATGAATTTCTCCCAAATGAGCAACGTCGCTACTATACGATAAAGCTACCGAATGAGCTTACTGGCGCTGAGTCTAAGCGGCAGACAGATCTTATTGTCAAACGAAAGACTGGAGAGCCCGAACCCTCAGGCGTGAAACATGATTGGAGAGACATCGATGTGATCGGTGAGCTCAAGGCATCCGAAGTCGGAGTTAAAA GATGCTACAGTCCAGGCCCCTTTGATATCCACAACAAGCCGAAACGATTTGTGCAGGTGATCGCTGGCTATATAATGATGAATGAGGATGAACTGGGTCGGGATACTTTCACAGAACGGGATGGCGACCGTCGCTTCACAAACATCAAGCAGGATGGCTCTGAAATGGCAAAGAGGCTGCAGTTGAAGCCGGATCCCCTCACGCATCAACGGGCGATTGTCTGCCGCGGAACGGCTTGCTATCTCACGAAGGCACCAGACTCTGAGGATTGGAACCATGTCACCAAGTTCTCCTGGACATCTGATAGACGGAAACCTGAAGCCAATCTACTCAGGCTCGCCAATCAGAAAGGTGTTGAGGGAATCGCCAGGTTGGTCAGTCATTGCTCAGTCACCAGTATGGAAGATATGCGCTCGGGCTTGGTGTTCAAGAAGCCCTATTCTTTCCGTGGTACTTCCGGCGTTGCGTCGTCCTTTTTGCAGTCTTTCTCTCAGTCTCAGCCGCCCAGCATCCTTTCCCAGTCATTTGGTGAGCTGCGTGGCCTATCTATCGCACAGAGTACTGGTGAACGTACTTCATTAAGGAAGCGCAAGTCAGCTGATGTCGATATCAAACCATCAAAGCGATCCAGGCGATCGAACCCACTACAGAATGAGGTTACATATGATGTGGAAGATGCTCAGGGGGCCAGTTTGCTCACTCCCGCTGATGGCCCATATGACAACCGTATTCTTCGCTGTCTGGTCATTTATCCTGCTGGCCGGCCGATATACAAATATGAGTCACTTCCGGAACTCTTAGAAGCGCTTCGCGATGCAATTAAAGCACACAGATCTCTGTATTCCAAAGGAAACATCCTTCATCGGGATATTTCTGAGAACAACATCATCATTACTGATTCGAAGAAGACTGGCCACGCGGGAATGCTGATTGACATGGACCTTGCTAAGGAGCTTGGCAGCGGGCGAAGTGGCTCACGCTATCGCACCGGCACCATGGAGTTCATGGCTATTGAGGTGCTGTTTAATATAGACCATACCTATCGGCATGATCTCGAGTCATTCTTTTACATTTTTATTTGGCAGTGCGGTCGCCGGGGCTGGGAGTTCACCGGCAATCTGAAGAGGCAACCTACACACAGCCAGCTCACGCAGTGGTACACTGGAAGTTACACGGACATTGCTATTGCAAAGCATGGTATGGTTGACACCAACGTATTTGAGCTCGTTTTGGCAAATGAATTTCCCCCTGAGTTTGAATGCCTCAAACCGCTTTGCAGGGAGTTGCGTGGGATCCTGTTTCCAATACGTGACAACGCAATCTTCGCTGGCACGCCCAAGGACCCGGAGATTCTGTACGGGCCGATTATCAAGGCTTTTGACAGAGCTATCGAAGCAATGGGAGGATGA